One Chitinophaga sp. H8 DNA window includes the following coding sequences:
- a CDS encoding helix-turn-helix domain-containing protein, with amino-acid sequence MKEIQEILSLAIPQPAMSDQLQLAEQDAITVPDCLDFTLQRFTYDKPLPVEDVAMVVYQPAKRGQSAAIELRYCVAGSKYCKNPACTDQLCADGQDKSSCSEKIPSVDVITVRFQPAFIQSLQKGTTNFSLFELQSRKPFVKNIQPCTKSKAVLEHMVHHNYDGMLKNIFLQSKALELLLFSSDQFIQNDPDERYGCRFLTQLEDREKIEKARAILLEQLDAPITIRDLARRIAMNECYLKKGFKAMYGTTIYDYFQKERMEKAKGLLYEKGMSVSEVAMLMGYSCISHFSTAFKKHTGLKPCELLLR; translated from the coding sequence TTGAAGGAGATACAGGAAATACTATCATTGGCCATACCGCAGCCAGCCATGAGCGACCAGTTGCAATTGGCGGAACAGGATGCGATTACGGTGCCGGATTGCCTGGACTTTACCTTACAGCGCTTTACTTACGATAAGCCGCTGCCGGTAGAGGATGTGGCGATGGTGGTGTATCAGCCTGCCAAGCGCGGACAGTCTGCTGCTATTGAACTACGTTATTGCGTAGCCGGGAGCAAGTACTGTAAAAATCCTGCCTGTACTGACCAGCTGTGTGCAGATGGTCAGGATAAATCATCCTGTAGTGAAAAAATACCTTCTGTAGATGTTATTACCGTACGTTTTCAGCCTGCCTTTATCCAGTCGCTGCAAAAAGGTACCACCAACTTCTCCCTGTTTGAATTGCAATCCCGCAAACCCTTTGTGAAGAACATACAGCCCTGTACCAAATCAAAAGCGGTATTGGAGCATATGGTACATCACAACTATGATGGGATGCTGAAAAATATTTTCCTCCAGAGTAAAGCACTGGAATTATTGCTTTTCAGTTCTGACCAGTTTATCCAGAATGATCCGGATGAGCGGTATGGTTGCCGCTTCCTGACACAGCTGGAAGACCGGGAAAAGATTGAAAAGGCAAGAGCCATTTTACTAGAGCAGCTGGATGCCCCTATCACCATACGTGATCTGGCCCGCCGTATAGCCATGAATGAGTGTTACCTGAAGAAGGGCTTTAAAGCCATGTATGGTACCACGATCTATGATTATTTCCAGAAAGAGAGAATGGAGAAGGCGAAAGGCCTGCTATACGAAAAAGGCATGTCTGTATCAGAAGTGGCCATGCTGATGGGATATTCCTGTATTTCCCACTTTTCTACTGCCTTTAAGAAGCATACAGGTTTAAAACCCTGTGAGTTGCTGTTACGATAA
- the ileS gene encoding isoleucine--tRNA ligase, whose translation MSSKYQEYNQLNLPQIEKDMLQQWEQQQAFEKSVEVRDGATPFVFYEGPPSANGLPGIHHVISRTLKDLVCRYKTMAGFQVKRKGGWDTHGLPVELGVEKMLGITKEDIGKKISIAEYNDTCRKEVLKYKDTWDDLTRKMGYWVDLKDPYITFDNKYIESLWWSLQTLYKKGLLYKSVSIQPYSPAAGTGLSSHELNQPGTYKDVKDTTVVAMFKALASDKSQFLFDAAGTDQVFFLAWTTTPWTLPSNLGLTVGANIEYVLVRTFNPYTHLPIFVILAKDLLGKYFKAEGENGDFDAYKEGDKLLPWEIITAFKGSQLENIRYEQLLPFAQPEEGDPFRVIIGDFVTTEDGTGIVHTAPAFGADDNRVGKKYGIGILTLVDRAGKFVDGAGEFAGRYVKNYKDDPEYKDVDVDIAVKLKKENRAFKVEKYEHSYPHCWRTDKPVLYYPLDAWFIKTTAMKDRMVELNKTINWKPSFTGTGRFGNWLENMVDWNLSRSRYWGTPLPIWRTEDGTEEVCIGSIAELNAAIRKANEVLGGDVNKHYLHEGILDLHKPYVDDIILVSDSGKPMRREPDLIDVWFDSGAMPFAQWHYPFENKELLDKGQAFPADFIAEGVDQTRGWFYTLHALGVMLFDSVAYKAVVSNGLVLDKNGNKMSKRLGNVVNPFETIDQFGADATRWYLITNASPWDSMKFDVEGIKETQRKLFGTLYNTYNFFAMYANLDNFTFREAYIPLEERPEIDRWIISVLNTLVKDVGASFDDFEPTQAGRAVQRFVDEHLSNWYVRLCRRRFWKGEYGQDKISAYQTLYECLEKVAQLMAPVSPFFTDWLFNNLNAVSGRFKVTSIHHTDFPVVAAGAIDVDLEERMQLAQDISSLVLSLRKKVNIKVRQPLEKILIPVLNAHMQEQVEKVAHLIKSEVNVKGIDYLTETEGFIKKKIKPNYKSLGGKMGAKMKAVAAAIGTFTDADIATIERDGHYNLLIDNEHLPIQLSDVEIISEDIPGWTVANKGALTVALDITITPQLQDEGNARELVNRIQKIRKDSGFELTDRIAVTVAEVDALKTAIINYNDYICTEILADSLEVVPQLQDGTEIEVNDLTFKVLVNKKS comes from the coding sequence ATGTCCAGCAAGTATCAGGAATATAATCAGCTGAATTTACCACAGATAGAAAAAGATATGCTGCAGCAATGGGAGCAGCAGCAGGCATTTGAGAAAAGTGTGGAAGTGCGTGATGGCGCTACCCCTTTTGTGTTTTATGAAGGCCCTCCCAGCGCTAATGGCTTACCTGGTATTCACCATGTGATTTCCCGTACGCTGAAAGACCTGGTATGCCGGTATAAAACAATGGCTGGTTTTCAGGTAAAGCGGAAAGGCGGATGGGATACCCATGGGTTGCCGGTGGAATTAGGCGTAGAGAAAATGCTGGGCATCACCAAAGAAGACATTGGGAAAAAAATATCTATTGCAGAATACAATGATACCTGCCGCAAGGAAGTATTAAAATACAAAGATACCTGGGATGACCTGACCCGTAAAATGGGTTATTGGGTAGACCTGAAAGATCCTTACATCACCTTTGACAATAAGTATATAGAAAGTTTATGGTGGAGCTTACAGACTTTGTATAAAAAAGGACTTTTATACAAGAGTGTCAGTATTCAGCCTTATTCTCCTGCTGCCGGCACCGGCCTCAGCTCTCATGAACTGAATCAGCCAGGCACCTATAAGGATGTAAAAGACACTACCGTGGTAGCCATGTTCAAGGCACTGGCATCCGACAAGTCGCAGTTCCTTTTTGATGCAGCCGGCACAGACCAGGTATTTTTCCTGGCCTGGACCACTACCCCGTGGACATTACCGTCCAACCTGGGGCTTACCGTAGGGGCCAATATTGAATATGTACTGGTACGCACATTTAACCCCTATACGCACCTGCCCATATTTGTAATCCTGGCAAAAGACCTGCTGGGCAAATACTTTAAGGCGGAGGGAGAAAATGGTGATTTTGATGCCTACAAAGAAGGGGATAAACTGCTCCCTTGGGAGATCATCACTGCTTTTAAAGGCAGCCAGCTGGAAAATATCCGCTATGAGCAATTGTTGCCATTTGCACAGCCGGAAGAAGGAGATCCCTTCCGCGTAATCATCGGCGATTTTGTTACCACTGAAGATGGTACCGGTATCGTGCATACCGCCCCTGCCTTTGGTGCAGATGATAACCGGGTAGGCAAGAAGTATGGCATCGGCATCCTGACCCTGGTAGACCGGGCAGGTAAATTTGTAGATGGTGCGGGCGAATTTGCCGGCAGATATGTAAAAAATTATAAAGACGATCCGGAGTATAAGGATGTAGATGTTGATATTGCAGTAAAGCTCAAAAAGGAGAACCGGGCCTTTAAAGTAGAAAAGTACGAACATAGTTATCCGCATTGCTGGCGAACAGATAAGCCGGTTTTATACTATCCCCTGGATGCCTGGTTTATTAAGACCACGGCTATGAAAGACCGGATGGTGGAACTGAACAAGACCATTAACTGGAAGCCTTCCTTTACCGGTACCGGCCGTTTTGGCAATTGGCTGGAGAACATGGTAGACTGGAACCTGAGCCGCAGCCGCTACTGGGGTACTCCGTTACCTATCTGGCGTACGGAAGATGGTACAGAAGAGGTTTGTATCGGCAGTATAGCAGAATTAAATGCAGCCATCCGCAAGGCCAATGAAGTATTGGGCGGTGATGTAAACAAGCATTACCTGCATGAAGGCATCCTGGATTTGCATAAACCTTATGTAGATGATATTATCCTGGTGAGCGACAGTGGTAAACCCATGCGCAGAGAGCCGGATCTGATAGACGTATGGTTTGACAGTGGTGCTATGCCTTTTGCGCAATGGCATTATCCTTTTGAAAATAAAGAGTTGCTGGATAAAGGGCAGGCTTTCCCTGCCGATTTCATTGCAGAAGGCGTGGATCAGACCCGTGGTTGGTTTTATACCCTGCACGCCCTGGGGGTGATGCTGTTTGACAGTGTAGCCTATAAAGCGGTGGTATCCAATGGCTTAGTATTGGATAAGAATGGGAATAAGATGAGTAAGCGTTTGGGTAATGTGGTAAACCCATTTGAAACCATTGATCAGTTTGGTGCAGATGCTACCCGCTGGTATCTGATTACCAATGCCTCGCCCTGGGACAGTATGAAATTTGATGTGGAGGGGATCAAGGAAACCCAGCGCAAGCTGTTTGGCACCCTTTACAATACTTATAATTTCTTTGCGATGTATGCCAACCTGGACAATTTCACGTTCCGGGAAGCGTATATTCCGTTGGAGGAAAGGCCGGAGATTGACCGTTGGATCATTTCCGTATTAAATACGCTGGTGAAAGATGTGGGAGCCAGCTTTGATGATTTTGAGCCTACACAGGCAGGCCGGGCAGTACAACGGTTTGTGGATGAGCATCTTAGTAACTGGTACGTACGTCTTTGCCGCCGCCGGTTCTGGAAGGGAGAATATGGACAGGATAAGATCAGTGCATATCAAACCCTGTATGAATGTTTGGAAAAGGTAGCCCAGTTGATGGCCCCCGTTTCCCCATTCTTTACAGATTGGTTGTTTAATAATCTGAATGCAGTATCCGGGCGTTTTAAGGTTACTTCTATACATCATACTGATTTTCCGGTAGTTGCAGCAGGCGCCATAGATGTGGATCTGGAAGAAAGAATGCAATTGGCGCAGGATATTTCTTCGCTGGTATTATCGCTCCGGAAAAAAGTGAATATCAAAGTAAGGCAACCCCTGGAAAAGATTCTGATTCCTGTATTAAACGCACATATGCAGGAACAGGTAGAAAAAGTGGCGCATTTGATAAAAAGTGAGGTAAATGTGAAAGGTATTGATTACCTTACCGAAACGGAAGGCTTCATCAAGAAAAAGATTAAGCCGAATTATAAGTCGCTTGGCGGAAAAATGGGGGCCAAAATGAAAGCCGTAGCGGCCGCCATCGGTACATTCACCGATGCTGATATTGCTACTATTGAGCGTGATGGGCACTATAACCTGTTGATTGACAATGAGCATTTGCCCATACAGCTATCTGATGTGGAGATTATTTCCGAAGACATTCCGGGATGGACAGTTGCTAATAAAGGCGCTTTAACTGTAGCGCTGGATATTACCATTACCCCCCAGTTGCAGGATGAGGGTAATGCCCGTGAATTGGTAAACCGGATACAAAAGATCAGAAAAGACAGTGGATTTGAGTTGACAGACCGGATAGCAGTAACGGTAGCGGAGGTAGACGCACTGAAAACGGCGATTATTAACTATAATGACTATATTTGCACGGAAATTTTGGCAGACAGTTTGGAAGTAGTGCCGCAATTACAGGATGGCACGGAAATAGAGGTTAATGACTTAACATTCAAAGTATTAGTTAACAAAAAAAGCTAA
- a CDS encoding TraR/DksA family transcriptional regulator has protein sequence MATKKKVASKTTQKAAPAKKTVAKKATTVKKAAKPATGKKAAPAPKKAAAKKAVPKVTKPAAKSAVVKKAAVKKTVASAKKPVSKKEPVQAKKATVKKAAVPVKTVAAKVPAVKQKVVTKSVPAETVKPLISKSEEKELKTMAVKKTDKEKVAKEKEAPKKAAVEKAEKVEKPVKADKPEKKSGKATTLVTYQPEFTKSVLDQPEPPTGPIFRYSDTELQEFRELITKKLEAAKKELIYLQGLITRKDEAGTDDTENKYMSMEDGSGSQEREQLNQMASRQIQFIDHLEKAMMRIENKTYGICRVTGKLIDKARLRAVPHATLSIEAKLAKSK, from the coding sequence ATGGCAACCAAAAAGAAAGTTGCTAGCAAAACGACCCAAAAGGCAGCTCCGGCTAAAAAGACTGTGGCAAAGAAGGCAACGACTGTAAAGAAAGCTGCTAAACCAGCCACCGGAAAAAAAGCCGCACCCGCCCCTAAGAAGGCGGCTGCAAAGAAAGCAGTGCCAAAAGTGACGAAGCCAGCAGCGAAGAGCGCCGTGGTCAAAAAAGCAGCAGTAAAGAAAACAGTGGCATCTGCCAAGAAGCCAGTATCCAAGAAGGAGCCCGTTCAGGCTAAGAAAGCAACGGTTAAGAAGGCTGCGGTGCCCGTAAAAACCGTAGCGGCAAAGGTACCTGCTGTAAAGCAGAAGGTGGTAACAAAAAGTGTTCCCGCTGAAACAGTGAAACCATTAATTTCTAAGTCAGAAGAAAAAGAACTTAAAACAATGGCAGTTAAGAAAACAGATAAGGAAAAAGTTGCTAAAGAAAAGGAAGCCCCTAAGAAAGCAGCGGTAGAAAAAGCAGAAAAGGTAGAAAAACCTGTTAAAGCTGACAAACCTGAGAAGAAAAGCGGTAAAGCTACTACACTGGTAACTTACCAGCCTGAGTTTACGAAATCTGTGCTGGACCAGCCGGAGCCTCCTACAGGGCCCATTTTCCGCTATAGTGATACTGAATTGCAGGAGTTTAGAGAGCTGATCACCAAGAAGCTGGAAGCAGCCAAAAAGGAACTGATCTATCTGCAGGGATTGATTACCCGTAAAGATGAGGCCGGTACTGATGATACAGAAAATAAGTACATGAGCATGGAAGATGGTAGTGGTTCTCAGGAAAGAGAGCAGTTGAACCAGATGGCCAGCCGCCAGATCCAGTTCATCGACCATCTTGAAAAAGCCATGATGCGTATTGAGAATAAAACCTATGGTATCTGCCGGGTAACCGGTAAGCTCATAGATAAAGCGCGTTTAAGGGCGGTACCACATGCTACCCTGAGCATTGAGGCCAAACTGGCGAAAAGCAAATAA
- a CDS encoding HAD-IB family phosphatase — MISIVIPVLNEGSTIRQVIKTVKKTSHKVEIIVVDDNSNDNSVEEALLENARVITSSQRGKGVSMREGLMAAKNDIVVYVDGDILTYPENIIDLLTEPIINGKADFVKSYFERQAGRVTQLVAKPLLSILFPDLAHFQQPLSGMIAARKSLLSQIQFENDYGVDIGLLIDMHIMGAQIVEVNIGKLENAMQTWEQLSKMSREVSRTILRKAENIPQENLETLGNINMIREQMEYAILESIDKLQKLVIFDLDHTIFTQNYIQLAAAAFDKEASLEQVEEHFSDPITRLEHTAALFQERNLAELLEVADAIPVVSDIKAVIRELKKRGYACGIITDGFECVANHVKNKLGMDFAFANKLHLFNSVATGEITIPEYFLQEDADQGTPPVYRKSNLLNYITEKYHINKQNIIYVGGGINDMPLLNEAGIGVAYCPQFIHPTVEKVADKIITGPGLTALLKIAQASPAKFSLRLPAISKQQAKRIGIGSLVCLASAGLVYLAVKQVKKARQAG, encoded by the coding sequence ATGATTTCTATTGTTATTCCGGTCTTGAATGAAGGAAGTACCATACGTCAGGTAATAAAAACAGTAAAAAAAACTTCACATAAAGTGGAGATCATCGTGGTGGATGACAATTCCAATGATAACTCCGTAGAAGAAGCGCTACTGGAAAATGCAAGAGTGATTACCAGCAGCCAGCGCGGTAAAGGCGTTTCTATGCGGGAAGGATTAATGGCTGCAAAAAATGATATTGTAGTTTATGTAGATGGTGATATCCTCACTTATCCTGAAAATATTATTGATCTGCTCACCGAACCCATCATCAATGGCAAAGCCGACTTTGTAAAATCTTACTTTGAACGACAAGCTGGCAGAGTAACCCAACTGGTGGCAAAACCATTATTGAGTATTTTATTTCCCGATCTGGCGCATTTTCAGCAACCACTAAGTGGTATGATAGCAGCACGCAAATCACTGCTCTCACAAATACAGTTTGAAAATGATTATGGGGTGGATATCGGGTTGCTTATCGATATGCATATTATGGGAGCGCAGATTGTAGAAGTCAACATAGGGAAACTGGAAAATGCCATGCAAACCTGGGAACAACTCAGCAAAATGTCGCGCGAAGTGTCACGTACCATTCTCCGCAAAGCAGAAAATATTCCACAGGAAAACCTGGAAACACTTGGCAATATCAATATGATCCGGGAGCAAATGGAATATGCTATCCTGGAATCTATCGACAAACTGCAAAAGCTGGTCATCTTCGATCTGGATCATACCATCTTTACCCAAAATTATATACAGCTGGCGGCAGCGGCTTTCGATAAGGAAGCCAGCCTGGAACAGGTAGAAGAACATTTCTCTGATCCTATTACCCGTCTGGAGCACACCGCGGCCCTTTTCCAGGAACGTAATCTGGCCGAGCTGCTGGAAGTGGCCGATGCGATCCCTGTAGTTTCGGATATTAAGGCAGTAATACGTGAATTGAAAAAAAGGGGGTATGCCTGTGGTATTATCACAGATGGATTTGAATGTGTAGCCAATCACGTTAAAAATAAACTGGGGATGGATTTCGCATTTGCGAATAAACTCCATTTATTTAATAGTGTGGCCACCGGTGAAATAACGATTCCTGAATATTTTTTACAGGAAGATGCAGATCAGGGTACTCCGCCTGTTTACCGTAAAAGCAATCTGTTGAACTATATCACAGAGAAATACCACATCAATAAACAGAATATTATTTATGTGGGTGGTGGTATCAATGACATGCCATTACTCAACGAAGCAGGTATAGGTGTAGCATATTGTCCACAGTTCATACACCCCACTGTAGAAAAAGTGGCAGACAAAATCATAACAGGTCCCGGACTTACGGCCTTATTAAAAATTGCACAGGCCAGTCCCGCAAAATTCTCTTTACGCCTGCCTGCTATCAGCAAACAACAAGCGAAACGTATTGGCATTGGCAGTCTGGTATGTCTGGCCTCTGCCGGGTTGGTATATCTGGCAGTAAAACAGGTGAAAAAAGCCAGACAGGCTGGTTAA
- a CDS encoding ABC transporter ATP-binding protein, which translates to MKTFKRLLEYATPLHHYIPEYIIYTILAIILGMANFSMLIPLLDMLFGKVKTEDVVTALPAFSLSVNYFADSFKFYFHQFINTRGAFYGLVFVCAIIATCTLMANLFRYLSARVVVRLRMTILERLRNALYARLTHQSLSFYHSRQKGDILSTMTNDVQEIENSVVTSVQVLLRDPFIILAYFGALFYLSPSLTLFTIIFFPISGFFISHISKKLKQKGYYSQEMLGKILNVSEESVGGIRIIQAFSGEGFMQRKFAEINRKFARISKSMFNQRELASPVSEILGVLVIVVLVMYGGSLVLKNVDNNEGMLTGSVFMTYLVFYSQILQPAKNISSAVTTLQRGLVAGERIFNMMDVPITITEKPAAKSVHDFNDAVMYENVSFKYDQQYVLKNIHLPVRKGQMIALVGKSGSGKSTMADLLPRFYDVVEGSIRIDGTDIRDLKLNDLRDLMGIVSQDAILFNDTIFNNIAFGQPDADREAVIQAAKIANAHEFITQMENGYDTNIGDRGLKLSGGQRQRLTIARAVFKNPPILILDEATSALDTESEQLVQSALDKLMQNRTSIVIAHRLSTIQHATEIIVMDQGEIKERGTHDTLLGMNGIYKKLVEMQEFK; encoded by the coding sequence ATGAAGACGTTTAAACGACTATTGGAATATGCCACCCCGTTACATCATTATATCCCGGAATATATCATCTATACCATTTTAGCAATTATCCTGGGCATGGCTAACTTCAGCATGCTGATCCCACTATTGGATATGCTCTTTGGTAAAGTAAAAACGGAAGATGTGGTGACCGCCTTACCTGCGTTTTCTTTATCAGTAAATTATTTTGCAGACAGCTTTAAATTTTACTTTCATCAGTTTATCAATACAAGAGGAGCATTTTACGGACTGGTGTTTGTATGTGCGATCATTGCTACATGTACCCTGATGGCCAACCTGTTCCGCTACCTCAGCGCAAGAGTAGTAGTAAGGTTACGTATGACTATACTGGAACGCCTGCGCAATGCCCTATATGCACGGCTTACCCATCAGTCACTTTCCTTTTATCATAGCAGGCAAAAAGGAGATATCCTGTCTACTATGACTAATGATGTACAGGAAATAGAAAACTCCGTAGTCACTTCCGTTCAGGTGCTCCTGCGGGATCCGTTTATTATTCTTGCCTACTTCGGTGCTTTATTCTACCTGTCGCCCAGCCTTACTTTATTTACAATTATATTCTTTCCCATCTCTGGTTTCTTCATCTCTCATATTTCTAAAAAACTGAAACAAAAGGGATATTATAGCCAGGAGATGCTGGGCAAGATCCTGAATGTATCTGAAGAGTCAGTAGGTGGTATCCGTATCATCCAGGCATTCAGCGGAGAAGGATTCATGCAGCGGAAATTTGCGGAGATCAACCGCAAATTTGCCAGAATAAGTAAATCCATGTTCAACCAACGGGAACTTGCATCTCCCGTTTCCGAAATACTCGGTGTACTCGTGATAGTTGTACTGGTAATGTATGGTGGTAGCCTTGTATTGAAAAATGTAGATAATAATGAGGGCATGCTTACCGGCTCTGTGTTTATGACCTACCTCGTATTTTATTCACAGATCTTACAACCTGCTAAAAATATTTCCAGCGCAGTTACTACTTTACAAAGAGGACTCGTGGCAGGTGAACGTATCTTTAATATGATGGACGTCCCTATCACCATCACAGAAAAACCAGCTGCTAAATCAGTACATGATTTTAATGATGCAGTCATGTATGAAAATGTATCATTTAAATATGACCAACAGTACGTCCTGAAAAACATCCACCTTCCGGTACGCAAAGGACAGATGATTGCACTGGTGGGAAAAAGCGGTTCCGGTAAATCTACCATGGCAGATCTTCTTCCCCGTTTCTATGATGTAGTGGAAGGGAGTATTCGTATAGATGGTACAGATATACGGGATCTTAAACTGAATGATCTCCGCGACCTCATGGGCATCGTGTCGCAGGATGCCATTCTGTTCAATGATACCATTTTTAACAATATCGCTTTCGGACAGCCGGATGCCGACAGGGAAGCCGTAATACAAGCTGCAAAAATTGCCAATGCACACGAATTTATTACGCAGATGGAAAATGGTTATGATACCAATATTGGTGATCGTGGCTTAAAGCTAAGTGGCGGACAACGTCAACGCCTCACCATCGCCAGGGCAGTATTTAAAAATCCTCCTATTCTCATCCTCGATGAAGCTACTTCTGCGTTAGATACCGAATCAGAACAACTGGTACAATCTGCATTGGATAAACTGATGCAAAACCGCACTTCTATTGTAATCGCACACCGCTTAAGCACGATACAACATGCCACTGAAATCATCGTAATGGATCAGGGCGAAATAAAGGAAAGGGGTACACATGATACACTCCTGGGTATGAATGGTATATATAAGAAACTGGTGGAAATGCAGGAATTTAAATAG
- the rbfA gene encoding 30S ribosome-binding factor RbfA, with the protein MQETKRQKQIAQLLQKELSDIFLRIGFNIVDGGMISIASIKMTPDLLEARVYLSMFQIKAPSEMLEKIKDRTGEIKKELGNRVGKQLRRVPELAFFLDDTLDYVFKMEELFKRIKEEDPNKDNK; encoded by the coding sequence ATGCAGGAAACTAAAAGACAAAAGCAGATAGCGCAATTATTGCAGAAGGAATTAAGTGATATTTTTCTGCGCATTGGGTTTAATATAGTGGATGGGGGGATGATTTCCATAGCATCTATAAAAATGACACCAGACCTATTGGAGGCCAGGGTTTACCTGAGCATGTTCCAGATCAAAGCGCCCAGTGAAATGCTGGAGAAAATAAAGGACAGAACGGGGGAGATCAAGAAAGAGCTGGGCAACAGGGTAGGCAAACAATTGCGTCGTGTGCCGGAACTGGCCTTTTTCCTGGATGATACCCTTGATTATGTGTTCAAGATGGAAGAATTATTCAAGCGCATCAAGGAAGAAGACCCCAATAAGGACAATAAGTAA
- a CDS encoding ABC transporter permease translates to MVWQFASRYFSAKKSTNAINIIAWVSVVAIAVGAGALIVILSVFNGFEGLVKSLYSSFYPTIKVAPAVGKTMLLTDSQLKSIAQVPGVAYMSDVVEEKAILRYGDEPTIAILKGVDSNYNHVAGVKDKMVRGRFDTGDEVAYRAILGLELESALGVDVERSLVPVTVYLPRRDVSTFITPEQALNSGVLYPTGTFAIQQEFNSKYVITHIDFMRQLLAMQPGEMSALEISAKPGTDEQQLKQRLQQLLGKDFKVQTRYEQNQSLYAIMQTEKWAVYIILSFILILLAFNMIGSLSMLVIEKQKDITILKAMGARDSLILKIFLAEGLVIAGLGTFIGFVLGVTFCVLQEKFGLIRLEGSSFLVDAYPVNMHGVDFVLICVTILVIALAASWFPARRAAALGIELKAT, encoded by the coding sequence ATGGTTTGGCAATTTGCTTCCCGTTATTTCAGCGCAAAAAAATCTACCAATGCTATTAATATTATAGCATGGGTAAGTGTAGTGGCTATTGCAGTGGGCGCCGGGGCGCTCATTGTTATTTTAAGCGTATTCAATGGTTTTGAAGGGCTGGTAAAATCCCTGTATTCTTCTTTTTATCCAACTATCAAAGTAGCACCAGCCGTGGGTAAAACCATGTTGTTAACAGATAGTCAGCTGAAAAGCATTGCACAGGTACCAGGAGTAGCTTATATGTCGGACGTAGTAGAAGAAAAGGCTATTTTAAGATATGGAGATGAGCCTACTATTGCCATTCTAAAGGGGGTAGACAGCAATTACAATCATGTAGCCGGAGTAAAGGACAAGATGGTGAGGGGGCGGTTTGATACCGGTGATGAGGTGGCCTATAGGGCTATCCTGGGGCTAGAACTGGAATCTGCGTTGGGTGTGGATGTAGAGCGTAGTCTGGTACCGGTAACTGTTTATCTGCCCAGGAGAGATGTTAGTACATTTATTACCCCTGAACAGGCATTGAATAGTGGTGTGTTGTATCCTACAGGCACGTTTGCTATCCAGCAGGAGTTTAACAGTAAGTATGTGATCACGCATATTGACTTTATGCGGCAGTTACTCGCGATGCAGCCCGGAGAGATGTCGGCATTGGAGATATCAGCCAAGCCCGGTACAGATGAGCAGCAGTTGAAGCAGCGGTTGCAGCAATTGTTGGGCAAAGACTTTAAGGTACAAACCCGGTATGAGCAAAACCAGTCGCTTTATGCTATTATGCAAACGGAGAAATGGGCCGTATATATCATCTTAAGCTTCATCCTTATCTTATTGGCTTTTAATATGATAGGTTCTCTTTCTATGCTGGTGATAGAAAAGCAGAAGGATATTACCATCCTGAAGGCAATGGGTGCGCGTGACAGCCTTATTCTGAAGATTTTTCTGGCAGAGGGGTTGGTAATAGCAGGTTTGGGTACTTTTATAGGATTTGTGCTGGGGGTTACTTTTTGTGTATTGCAGGAAAAATTTGGATTGATCAGGCTGGAAGGGTCTTCCTTTCTAGTGGATGCTTATCCGGTGAATATGCATGGGGTAGACTTTGTGCTGATTTGTGTTACGATATTGGTAATAGCACTCGCCGCCAGCTGGTTCCCGGCAAGAAGGGCGGCAGCATTGGGGATAGAGCTGAAGGCAACGTAA